One region of Verrucomicrobiota bacterium genomic DNA includes:
- a CDS encoding TraB/GumN family protein yields the protein MKKTQKILWIDKVTKKLISGVFILYALCTVLEAKTSMWKVEGNDGYVTYLGGTCHVLRKSDYPLPVEYDQAYARVEHVILEADLERAKDPAMQNMLLTKGMYMDGTTIDKILNEEAYQALEAYCQSAKIPMATFSVMKIPLILLAISDIEMQKLGIKESGVDMYFQNQAKKDGKKLEGLETIEEQMDFLINIGKGNESEMVLATLQDLNETSSVMGDLLKAWRAGDDKKLEELISNKMKKRFPKVYETLLISRNKNWQPRIEELIKTPEPELVLVGAAHLVGQDGILHQLEKNGFKVSRFEATP from the coding sequence TTCTCTACGCATTATGCACGGTGCTAGAGGCGAAGACCTCGATGTGGAAAGTTGAGGGCAACGATGGCTACGTGACCTATTTGGGTGGAACTTGTCACGTGTTGAGAAAATCTGATTACCCGCTACCAGTCGAGTATGATCAAGCTTATGCTAGAGTTGAACATGTGATTTTAGAGGCGGATCTAGAACGCGCCAAAGATCCTGCAATGCAGAACATGTTGTTGACTAAAGGTATGTACATGGATGGCACCACCATTGACAAAATTCTAAACGAAGAAGCTTATCAAGCCTTAGAAGCATACTGTCAGTCCGCCAAAATCCCTATGGCTACTTTTAGCGTGATGAAAATTCCGCTCATTCTCTTAGCTATTAGTGATATAGAAATGCAGAAGCTTGGCATAAAGGAGTCTGGTGTGGATATGTACTTCCAAAATCAGGCTAAAAAGGATGGTAAAAAGTTAGAGGGGCTTGAGACAATTGAGGAGCAGATGGATTTCCTGATAAATATCGGGAAGGGTAATGAAAGCGAGATGGTTTTAGCTACTTTGCAAGATCTCAATGAAACGAGCTCAGTGATGGGAGACTTGTTAAAAGCTTGGAGGGCGGGAGATGATAAGAAGCTCGAAGAGCTTATTTCTAATAAAATGAAGAAGCGTTTTCCGAAGGTTTACGAGACTCTCCTGATCTCGCGGAACAAGAATTGGCAGCCTCGAATTGAGGAGCTTATCAAAACTCCTGAGCCGGAGCTTGTTCTTGTAGGTGCAGCTCATTTAGTCGGCCAGGACGGAATTCTTCATCAGCTGGAAAAGAATGGCTTCAAAGTGTCTCGGTTTGAAGCAACTCCTTAG